Proteins from one Telopea speciosissima isolate NSW1024214 ecotype Mountain lineage chromosome 1, Tspe_v1, whole genome shotgun sequence genomic window:
- the LOC122656474 gene encoding PITH domain-containing protein At3g04780, translated as MSAESTTAVQRAQVDLLDFVDWSSVECLNYNSSHSLVNALKQGYREDEGLYLESDADEQLLIYIPFTQVIKLHSIVVKGSEEEGPKNVKLFANKEHMGFSNVSDFPPSDTAVLTPENLEGKPVILKYVKFQSVRSLTIFIEDNQSGADITKVQKIVLYGTTVETTDMKGLKKIEEHGH; from the exons ATGTCTGCGGAATCTACAACTGCAGTGCAAAGAGCACAA GTTGATCTATTGGACTTCGTAGATTGGAGTAGTGTCGAATGTCTCAACTACAACTCTAGTCATTCGCTCGTCAACGCCCTGAAACAG GGTTACAGAGAAGACGAGGGTCTGTATCTGGAGAGTGATGCGGATGAACAGCTCTTGATTTACATTCCTTTCACCCAGGTCATTAAGCTGCATTCTATCGTTGTCAAGGGTTCGGAAGAGGAAG GTCCCAAGAATGTGAAGCTCTTTGCAAACAAGGAACATATGGGTTTTAG TAATGTCTCTGATTTCCCACCTAGTGACACTGCTGTGCTGACCCCAGAAAATCTTGAG GGCAAGCCAGTTATCTTAAAGTATGTCAAGTTTCAGAGTGTTCGTAG CTTGACAATTTTTATTGAAGACAACCAGTCTGGTGCTGACATCACCAAAGTTCAAAAAATTGTTCTCTATGGAACAAC GGTGGAAACAACGGACAtgaaagggttgaagaagatcgaagaacaTGGGCATTGA
- the LOC122643294 gene encoding FCS-Like Zinc finger 12-like — protein sequence MTSPKSIFQSPSSRGCYGGMKKKKNCEQVAGAVGLGIVAAMEKSGAGAGQGEILAKFFVGSINLNLNRNRSDPIPIVFCLSPPACGGVVSANLDILAFLTPDFLNSCHLCRKKLHGRDIYMYRGEKAFCSTEC from the exons ATGACAAGCCCTAAGAGCATCTTCCAGTCACCGTCATCGAGAGGTTGCTACGGcggcatgaagaagaagaagaattgtgaACAAGTGGCAGGTGCGGTGGGTTTGGGTATCGTTGCCGCCATGGAGAAGTCCGGCGCTGGAGCCGGACAAGGTGAAATCCTGGCCAAATTCTTCGTGGGGAGcatcaatctcaatctcaaCCGCAACCGCTCTGACCCTATTCCCATCGTCTTTTGCTTGTCACCGCCTGCATGTGGTGGTGTAGTCTCTGCCAACCTAGATATTTTGGCGTTTCTGACACCAGACTTCCTTAATTCATGCCATTTGTGTCGGAAAAAGCTCCATGGTAGAGATATTTATATGTACAG GGGAGAGAAGGCGTTTTGTAGCACAGAGTGCTGA